One genomic segment of Panicum virgatum strain AP13 chromosome 2N, P.virgatum_v5, whole genome shotgun sequence includes these proteins:
- the LOC120661396 gene encoding protein EXORDIUM-like 7, which translates to MGRLLPRHPSLLAAAVAVAAICMSSSHLGAVRCAPVYRPDYLVDGNQLVDMQYHMGPVVSSSPTNLYLIWYGRWEPAAQAVLRDFLASLSAPAPFPAVSDWWARTPRMYADQTGANVTGAFTVAGEHSDAGYSHGASLRRIDMQSVIRSAVYAYPDPLPLDPYSGAYLVLTSLDVQVDDFCRAVCGFHYFTFASVVGVTVPYAWVGNSGTQCPGKCAYPFAAAEYGAGAGGGGGGQAVLRPPNGNAGVDGMVIVLGHELAEMSTNPLVNAWYAGDTPTAPTEIADLCLGVYGDGGGAGGLVGNVSRAPDGSAYNVNGVNGRRFLVQWLWNPVRGACYGPNSSY; encoded by the coding sequence ATGGGGAGGCTGCTCCCCCGCCacccctccctcctcgccgccgccgtcgccgtcgcggcgaTCTGCATGTCCAGCAGCCACCTCGGCGCGGTCCGGTGCGCGCCGGTGTACCGCCCCGACTACCTGGTGGACGGGAACCAGCTGGTGGACATGCAGTACCACATGGGCCCCGTCGTGTCCTCGTCGCCGACCAACCTCTACCTCATCTGGTACGGGCGGTGGGAGCCCGCGGCGCAGGCCGTGCTCCGGGACTTCCTCGCCTCCCTCTCGGCCCCGGCCCCGTTCCCGGCCGTCTCCGACTGGTGGGCCCGCACGCCGCGGATGTACGCCGACCAGACGGGCGCCAACGTGACCGGCGCGTTCACCGTCGCCGGGGAGCACTCCGACGCCGGCTACTCCCACGGCGCCTCGCTCCGGCGCATCGACATGCAGTCGGTGATCCGGTCGGCGGTGTACGCGTACCCGGACCCGCTGCCGCTGGACCCCTACAGCGGCGCGTACCTGGTGCTGACGTCCCTCGACGTGCAGGTCGACGACTTCTGCCGCGCCGTCTGCGGCTTCCACTACTTCACCTTCGCGTCCGTGGTCGGGGTCACCGTGCCGTACGCGTGGGTCGGCAACAGCGGCACGCAGTGCCCCGGCAAGTGCGCGTacccgttcgccgccgccgagtacggcgccggcgccggtggaggagggggagggcagGCTGTGCTGCGGCCGCCGAACGGCAACGCCGGCGTGGACGGGATGGTGATCGTGCTGGGGCACGAGCTGGCGGAGATGTCGACCAACCCGCTGGTGAACGCGTGGTACGCCGGGGACACGCCCACGGCGCCCACGGAGATCGCGGACCTGTGCCTTGGCGTgtacggcgacggcggcggcgcggggggccTGGTCGGCAACGTGTCCCGCGCGCCCGACGGCAGCGCCTACAACGTGAACGGCGTGAACGGGCGGCGGTTCCTCGTTCAGTGGCTCTGGAACCCCGTCCGCGGCGCCTGCTACGGCCCCAACTCCAGCTACTGA